The following proteins come from a genomic window of Suricata suricatta isolate VVHF042 chromosome 5, meerkat_22Aug2017_6uvM2_HiC, whole genome shotgun sequence:
- the FAIM gene encoding fas apoptotic inhibitory molecule 1 isoform X2 — protein sequence MASGDDSPIFEDDESTPCSLEKMTDLVAVWDVALSDGVHKIEFEHGTTSGKRVVYVDGKEEIRKEWMFKLVGKETFCVGAAKTKATINIDAVSGFAYEYTLEINGKSLKKYMENRSKTTNTWVLHLDGEDFRVVLEKDTMDVWCNGKRMETAGEFVDDGTETHFSVGNHDCYIKAVSSGKRREGIIHSLIVDNREIPEILE from the exons ATGGCATCTGGAGATGACAGTCCTATCTTTGAAGATGACGAAAG CACTCCTTGTAGCCTGGAAAAAATGACAGATCTCGTAGCCGTTTGGGATGTTGCTTTAAGTGACGGAGTCCATAAGATTGAATTTGAACATGGGACCACATCAGGCAAACGAGTGGTATATGTAGATGGGAAG gaagagataagaaaagaatGGATGTTCAAATTAGTGGGCAAAGAAACTTTCTGCGTTGGAGCTGCAAAGACAAAAGCCACCATAAATATAGATGCTGTCAGTGGATTTGCATATGAATATACTCTGGAAATTAATGGGAAGAGTCTCAAGAAGTATATGGAGAACAGGTCAAAAACCACCAATACTTGGGTATTACATTTGGATGGTGAGGACTTTAGAGTTGTGTTGG AAAAAGACACTATGGATGTATGGTGCAATGGTAAAAGAATGGAGACAGCG GGTGAGTTTGTAGATGACGGGACTGAAACTCACTTCAGTGTTGGGAACCATGACTGTTACATAAAGGCTGTCAGTAGTGGGAAGCGGAGAGAAGGGATTATCCATAGTCTCATTGTGGATAACAGAGAAATTCCAGAGATTCTTGAATGA
- the FAIM gene encoding fas apoptotic inhibitory molecule 1 isoform X3, producing MTDLVAVWDVALSDGVHKIEFEHGTTSGKRVVYVDGKEEIRKEWMFKLVGKETFCVGAAKTKATINIDAVSGFAYEYTLEINGKSLKKYMENRSKTTNTWVLHLDGEDFRVVLEKDTMDVWCNGKRMETAGEFVDDGTETHFSVGNHDCYIKAVSSGKRREGIIHSLIVDNREIPEILE from the exons ATGACAGATCTCGTAGCCGTTTGGGATGTTGCTTTAAGTGACGGAGTCCATAAGATTGAATTTGAACATGGGACCACATCAGGCAAACGAGTGGTATATGTAGATGGGAAG gaagagataagaaaagaatGGATGTTCAAATTAGTGGGCAAAGAAACTTTCTGCGTTGGAGCTGCAAAGACAAAAGCCACCATAAATATAGATGCTGTCAGTGGATTTGCATATGAATATACTCTGGAAATTAATGGGAAGAGTCTCAAGAAGTATATGGAGAACAGGTCAAAAACCACCAATACTTGGGTATTACATTTGGATGGTGAGGACTTTAGAGTTGTGTTGG AAAAAGACACTATGGATGTATGGTGCAATGGTAAAAGAATGGAGACAGCG GGTGAGTTTGTAGATGACGGGACTGAAACTCACTTCAGTGTTGGGAACCATGACTGTTACATAAAGGCTGTCAGTAGTGGGAAGCGGAGAGAAGGGATTATCCATAGTCTCATTGTGGATAACAGAGAAATTCCAGAGATTCTTGAATGA